A genomic segment from Bacillota bacterium encodes:
- a CDS encoding HAD family phosphatase — MKINLVIFDMDGLMFDTEKLSYEGWSLGCSRYGYKLTDDFFKTLVACNMKVIEHRFCKHFGEDTPYKQIESIWDDYIVDTIKEKGIPVKKGLLELLDYLDEKGIHKAVASSSDRTRVELCIKSANIMERFDCIICGSDIKRGKPEPDIFLTAAERLNCAASECAVLEDSENGILAASRAGMMPIMVPDLIQPSDETKKLYHKKLDSLLDVRDYFMKINAAPNP, encoded by the coding sequence GTGAAAATAAATCTTGTCATTTTTGATATGGACGGGCTGATGTTCGATACTGAAAAGCTTTCATACGAGGGCTGGAGTCTCGGCTGTTCCAGATATGGGTATAAGCTCACTGATGATTTTTTCAAAACGCTTGTCGCATGCAATATGAAAGTCATAGAGCACAGGTTTTGTAAGCATTTCGGTGAGGACACGCCGTATAAACAAATCGAAAGCATTTGGGACGACTATATAGTGGATACGATCAAAGAAAAGGGCATACCTGTCAAAAAGGGGCTTTTAGAGCTTCTGGATTACTTAGATGAAAAAGGTATACATAAAGCTGTCGCCTCGTCGTCAGATCGGACGAGGGTGGAATTGTGCATCAAAAGCGCTAATATTATGGAAAGGTTCGACTGCATCATCTGCGGAAGCGATATAAAAAGAGGAAAGCCAGAGCCGGACATATTCCTTACAGCCGCCGAAAGGCTTAACTGCGCCGCGTCCGAATGCGCCGTGCTTGAGGATTCTGAAAACGGGATTTTAGCCGCAAGCAGGGCGGGGATGATGCCAATCATGGTTCCAGACCTTATACAGCCGTCGGATGAAACAAAAAAGCTCTATCACAAAAAATTAGATTCGCTTTTAGATGTTCGGGATTATTTTATGAAAATAAATGCGGCGCCTAATCCGTAA